From the genome of Bordetella sp. H567, one region includes:
- a CDS encoding extracellular solute-binding protein: MKRLPACLATLALAVVGTVTSAMAASDHVVLYSANDDTVNKLVADGFKQSTGITVNVISTGSGVLFRRIASEQGNPQADVVWGVSAALLKQNGKYFQPYAVKGREAVPELYRDPNNLWVGTNIQVVTINRNSKAIPDADAPKRWEDLLDAKWKGRIAYTDPANSGFSYAAATALLQAWGDNDAAWQKFGKLVANTKVLNRSTLVFDGNGSGEYPLGISLEYAGNLWAHNGAPVEVGYPADGTVALAEGAAIIKGGPDLENAQKLIDYLASKPTQEMLLKATFRRPARQDVDLSAVGKMPAFKEIKVLPYDDAKWEAARADTLRRLKTTIQETR; encoded by the coding sequence ATGAAACGCCTGCCTGCCTGTCTCGCGACGCTGGCGCTGGCCGTCGTCGGCACGGTCACGTCCGCGATGGCCGCGTCCGATCACGTGGTGCTGTATTCGGCCAATGACGATACCGTCAACAAGCTGGTGGCCGACGGCTTCAAGCAATCCACCGGCATCACGGTGAACGTGATCTCCACCGGCTCGGGCGTGCTGTTCCGCCGCATCGCATCGGAGCAAGGCAATCCGCAGGCCGACGTGGTGTGGGGCGTGAGCGCCGCCCTGCTCAAGCAGAATGGCAAGTATTTCCAGCCCTACGCCGTCAAGGGGCGCGAGGCCGTACCCGAACTGTATCGCGATCCCAATAACCTCTGGGTCGGCACCAATATCCAGGTGGTGACCATCAACCGCAACAGCAAGGCCATTCCGGACGCCGACGCGCCCAAGCGGTGGGAAGACCTGCTGGACGCCAAATGGAAAGGCCGCATCGCCTACACCGATCCCGCCAATTCCGGCTTCTCCTACGCGGCGGCGACGGCGTTGCTGCAGGCCTGGGGCGACAACGACGCGGCGTGGCAGAAGTTCGGCAAACTGGTCGCCAACACCAAGGTGCTGAACCGCTCGACGCTGGTCTTCGACGGCAACGGCAGCGGCGAATATCCGCTGGGGATTTCGCTGGAATACGCGGGCAACCTGTGGGCGCACAACGGCGCGCCGGTCGAGGTCGGCTATCCGGCGGACGGCACCGTGGCCCTGGCCGAAGGCGCCGCCATCATCAAGGGCGGTCCGGACCTTGAAAACGCCCAGAAGCTGATCGACTATCTGGCGAGCAAGCCCACGCAGGAAATGCTGCTGAAGGCCACCTTTCGCCGCCCCGCCCGGCAGGACGTCGACCTGAGCGCCGTGGGAAAGATGCCGGCCTTCAAGGAAATCAAGGTACTGCCCTACGACGACGCCAAATGGGAAGCCGCTCGCGCCGATACGCTGCGCCGCCTGAAGACCACCATCCAGGAAACGCGCTGA
- a CDS encoding pyridoxal-phosphate-dependent aminotransferase family protein: MSHAANKAGVIPDGYRLRLPGPTFVPERIRQATARLIVNHRGPEFRAMLADAEERLKPIFGTRNRVLFFAASGSGMMEAAVVNIASPDTELLFVSHGQFGERFASIAQAIGARFDRLDMPWGSDIDIDAVAQRLSEKRYRAVFVIHNESSTAITADLARLGALLRDTPTLLVADSVSGLAGTEMKQDEWGVDVVVSASQKALMCPPGLGLASVSAKAWEVIGRGDHFPAFYWDFARALASLEKGETPFTPAVPIVYGLLEALDMIHGEGLPQVLARHRRLSAALRDGAAAINLPVFGTGRNRSSTVVAVSVPQALDGAAIVKALYERHRTVIAGSRNKLSGRVIRIGTMGDFNDDTILTDLEHLESVLSHLGHAFTPGAGIAAARASLAASIQR; the protein is encoded by the coding sequence GTGTCTCATGCTGCAAACAAGGCCGGGGTCATCCCCGACGGATATCGTCTGCGGCTTCCCGGCCCGACGTTCGTACCCGAGCGCATCCGGCAGGCCACCGCCCGCCTGATCGTCAACCATCGCGGACCTGAATTCCGCGCCATGCTGGCCGATGCCGAAGAACGGCTCAAGCCCATCTTCGGCACCCGCAACCGCGTCCTGTTCTTTGCTGCCTCGGGCAGCGGGATGATGGAAGCCGCGGTGGTCAATATCGCCAGCCCCGACACCGAATTGCTGTTCGTCTCGCACGGGCAGTTCGGCGAACGCTTCGCCTCGATCGCGCAGGCGATAGGCGCCCGCTTCGACCGCCTGGACATGCCCTGGGGCAGCGACATCGACATCGACGCGGTGGCGCAACGCCTGAGCGAAAAGCGCTACCGGGCGGTATTCGTCATCCACAACGAAAGCTCGACCGCCATTACGGCCGACCTGGCCCGGCTGGGTGCGCTGCTTCGCGACACGCCCACGCTGCTGGTCGCGGATTCCGTCAGCGGGCTGGCGGGCACGGAGATGAAGCAGGATGAATGGGGTGTCGACGTGGTCGTGTCGGCATCGCAGAAAGCACTGATGTGCCCGCCCGGCCTGGGCTTGGCCAGTGTCAGCGCCAAGGCCTGGGAGGTGATCGGCCGGGGCGACCACTTCCCCGCCTTCTATTGGGACTTCGCGCGCGCGCTGGCGTCGCTGGAAAAAGGCGAAACGCCCTTCACACCGGCCGTGCCGATCGTCTACGGCCTGCTGGAAGCCCTGGACATGATCCACGGCGAGGGCCTGCCCCAGGTGCTGGCGCGCCATCGGCGCCTGTCGGCCGCGCTGCGTGACGGTGCCGCCGCCATCAACCTGCCCGTGTTCGGCACGGGTCGAAATCGGTCCAGCACCGTCGTTGCCGTGTCGGTGCCGCAGGCGCTGGACGGCGCGGCGATCGTCAAGGCGCTGTACGAGCGCCATCGCACGGTGATCGCCGGTTCGCGCAACAAGCTGTCCGGCCGCGTCATCCGCATCGGCACGATGGGCGATTTCAACGACGACACGATCCTCACCGATCTGGAGCACCTGGAAAGCGTCCTGTCGCACCTGGGCCATGCCTTCACGCCGGGTGCCGGGATCGCCGCGGCGCGCGCCAGTCTTGCCGCATCCATTCAACGATAA